One genomic window of Candidatus Nitrospira inopinata includes the following:
- a CDS encoding M48 family metallopeptidase, whose translation MRFVGTAVLLLMGGMTVAGCETNPYTGRSQLLMTSISQEMQLGEQAYAQVKSDPNIRLARDPREVEPVKRVAARIIEAAKRSKYAEMAKQFEWEVTVIKDDRTANAFALPGGKIAVYTGIFPVARTEAGLAAVMGHEVIHALARHGAERMSQGQLTNAALQVAGAAIGASGGNPLLGQATMAALGLGAQVGVLLPFSRKHESEADYVGILLAADAGYDPRESVGLWERMAELSSGGGPAEFLSTHPSHGTRIEQLKAWMPEAMAIYQKRTPAPNGLLPPVGNQ comes from the coding sequence ATGCGTTTCGTCGGGACGGCCGTTCTGTTGCTCATGGGAGGAATGACTGTAGCCGGCTGCGAGACCAACCCCTATACGGGTCGGTCTCAGTTGTTGATGACGTCGATCTCACAGGAGATGCAGCTTGGGGAGCAAGCCTACGCCCAGGTGAAAAGCGACCCCAACATTCGATTGGCGAGGGACCCGCGCGAAGTGGAACCGGTCAAACGGGTGGCGGCCAGAATCATCGAGGCGGCGAAGCGATCGAAATATGCCGAGATGGCCAAACAGTTTGAATGGGAAGTGACGGTCATCAAGGATGACAGGACGGCGAACGCGTTCGCGCTTCCCGGCGGCAAGATCGCCGTGTACACGGGCATTTTCCCCGTGGCGAGAACCGAGGCGGGATTGGCCGCCGTCATGGGGCATGAAGTGATCCATGCCTTGGCCCGTCACGGAGCGGAGCGGATGAGTCAGGGGCAGTTGACCAATGCGGCGCTGCAAGTGGCGGGGGCGGCGATCGGAGCGAGCGGAGGTAATCCCTTGCTGGGTCAGGCCACAATGGCGGCGCTCGGATTGGGAGCGCAGGTGGGAGTCTTGTTGCCCTTCAGCCGCAAACACGAATCGGAAGCGGATTACGTGGGAATCCTTTTGGCGGCCGACGCGGGATACGACCCGCGCGAGTCCGTGGGGTTATGGGAGCGGATGGCGGAGCTGTCGAGCGGCGGAGGACCGGCCGAATTTCTGTCAACCCATCCCAGCCATGGGACCCGAATCGAGCAATTGAAGGCCTGGATGCCGGAGGCCATGGCCATCTATCAAAAAAGGACTCCGGCTCCCAATGGGCTCTTGCCCCCCGTGGGAAACCAGTGA
- the rnhC gene encoding ribonuclease HIII: protein MTADPIASPIERIGIDESGKGDYFGPLVIAAVFVDATTQRELALMQARDSKKLSDGRILEMAPAIKTICPHSVIAIGPQKYNELYAKIKNLNRLLAWGHARALENLLERVSCKLAIADRFGDERLIVNALQEKGRTIVLEQRTKAESDLAVAAASILARAEFLRRLKQLSAEVGITLPKGVSPSVELAAKMIVKKHGRERLGTVAKLHFRTTRAVLGYIDSLASKSADLDSDVGEGGDSADGSPSQ from the coding sequence GTGACAGCAGACCCCATCGCGTCGCCGATCGAGCGCATCGGCATCGACGAGTCCGGAAAAGGCGATTACTTCGGCCCCCTCGTGATCGCCGCAGTCTTCGTGGACGCGACGACCCAGCGCGAGTTGGCCCTGATGCAGGCGCGCGACAGCAAGAAGCTATCGGACGGGCGCATCCTCGAAATGGCGCCGGCAATCAAGACCATCTGCCCCCACAGCGTGATCGCGATCGGCCCGCAAAAATATAACGAGCTGTACGCCAAAATCAAAAACCTCAATCGTCTCCTGGCTTGGGGGCACGCCAGGGCGCTGGAGAATCTGCTTGAACGAGTTTCGTGCAAGCTGGCGATTGCCGACCGATTCGGCGATGAGCGGTTGATCGTGAACGCCCTGCAAGAGAAAGGACGAACGATCGTTTTGGAGCAACGGACAAAAGCCGAATCGGACCTGGCGGTGGCCGCCGCCTCCATCCTGGCCCGCGCCGAATTTCTGCGACGCCTGAAACAGCTCTCCGCTGAAGTCGGCATCACTCTCCCCAAGGGCGTCTCCCCTTCCGTGGAGCTGGCGGCAAAAATGATCGTCAAAAAACACGGGCGGGAACGGCTCGGCACCGTGGCGAAACTGCACTTCAGAACCACGCGGGCTGTTTTGGGTTACATCGACTCGCTCGCCTCAAAATCGGCCGATTTGGATTCGGACGTGGGCGAGGGAGGTGATTCGGCCGACGGCTCGCCTTCCCAATAA
- the rpoD gene encoding RNA polymerase sigma factor RpoD, translating into MPKQELLGEVKKLIALGKEKGFLTYDELNNTLPAEFVSSDQFGNIMTMFGEMDIEIVDGGEGDRIRKRPDNGEVGDEGEEMELESEEESEKPIDLSPGALSRTDDPVRLYLKEMGSVALLSREGEIEIAKRIEEGKKDIASVIYGMPMTIEFVLALRDQLKDATIDVREIVPIQEQGEEFDEDQQPVERDYEELRLKTLEALSAVRKVSLQLKALVEKGRHIGNDPAKQKKFKKQFEIVRQQVVDKIESVNLHGVLKDRMVQRVRDLAAQIRASEREIVHCQRRLGVGGEAGAELLRRLCRTRQDFLAVKRKTGLSEETLLDIKKVYQTAKAKIRQLEEEEALVPAEEIKEAVKQLDIAEEKVKRGKAELVEANLRLVVSIAKKYTNRGLQFLDLIQEGNIGLMKAVDKFEYKRGYKFSTYATWWIRQAITRAIADQARTIRIPVHMIETINKLVRTSRHLVQKLGREPLPEEIAERMDLPLDKVRKILKIAREPISLETPIGEEEDSHLGDFIEDKKAVSPLEAAIRYDLQRQINSALETLTPREEKVLRKRFGIGEATDHTLEEVGQDFEVTRERIRQIEAKALRKLRHPSRSKKLRSFVESL; encoded by the coding sequence ATGCCGAAACAGGAATTGCTTGGAGAAGTGAAAAAACTGATCGCGCTCGGAAAGGAAAAGGGCTTCCTGACCTATGACGAGCTCAACAACACGCTGCCCGCGGAATTCGTGTCCTCCGACCAATTCGGCAACATCATGACGATGTTCGGCGAGATGGACATCGAAATCGTCGACGGGGGCGAGGGAGATCGGATTCGCAAACGGCCGGACAACGGCGAGGTCGGCGACGAAGGCGAAGAGATGGAGCTGGAGTCCGAGGAGGAGAGCGAGAAGCCGATCGATCTGTCGCCCGGCGCGCTGAGTCGGACGGACGATCCGGTTCGGCTCTATCTCAAGGAAATGGGCAGCGTCGCGTTGCTCAGCCGAGAGGGCGAGATCGAGATCGCCAAACGAATCGAAGAGGGCAAAAAAGACATCGCCTCGGTGATCTACGGCATGCCGATGACCATCGAGTTCGTATTGGCGCTGCGGGATCAACTCAAAGATGCCACCATCGACGTCCGAGAAATCGTGCCGATCCAGGAGCAGGGGGAGGAATTTGACGAGGACCAGCAGCCTGTGGAGCGGGATTATGAAGAGCTGCGCCTCAAGACGTTGGAGGCCTTGAGCGCGGTCCGCAAAGTCTCGCTGCAACTCAAAGCGCTGGTGGAAAAAGGCAGGCACATCGGCAACGATCCGGCGAAGCAGAAGAAATTCAAGAAGCAGTTCGAGATCGTGCGTCAGCAGGTCGTGGATAAAATCGAATCCGTCAACCTCCATGGAGTCCTGAAAGATCGCATGGTCCAACGGGTGCGCGACTTGGCCGCGCAGATTCGCGCTTCGGAGCGTGAAATCGTGCATTGCCAGCGGCGGCTCGGCGTGGGCGGAGAGGCGGGCGCGGAGTTGCTCAGGCGATTGTGCCGGACTCGTCAGGATTTCCTGGCGGTCAAGCGAAAGACCGGTCTGTCGGAAGAGACGCTGCTGGACATCAAAAAAGTGTATCAGACGGCCAAGGCTAAAATCCGCCAGCTTGAGGAGGAGGAGGCGCTGGTTCCCGCCGAAGAAATCAAGGAGGCCGTCAAACAGCTCGACATCGCCGAAGAAAAAGTGAAGCGGGGCAAGGCGGAGTTGGTCGAGGCAAATCTCCGCCTGGTGGTCAGCATCGCCAAGAAGTACACCAATCGAGGACTCCAATTCCTGGACCTTATCCAGGAGGGCAACATCGGATTGATGAAGGCGGTGGACAAATTCGAGTATAAGCGCGGCTACAAGTTCAGCACCTATGCCACATGGTGGATCCGCCAGGCGATTACGCGAGCCATCGCCGACCAGGCGCGGACCATCAGAATTCCCGTTCACATGATTGAAACGATTAACAAGCTGGTCCGCACATCGCGTCATCTCGTGCAGAAGCTCGGCCGCGAGCCGTTGCCGGAAGAAATCGCCGAGCGCATGGATTTGCCGTTGGACAAAGTGCGAAAGATCCTCAAGATCGCCCGGGAGCCGATTTCGCTCGAAACGCCGATCGGAGAGGAAGAAGACAGTCATTTGGGCGACTTCATCGAAGACAAAAAGGCCGTTTCCCCCCTGGAGGCCGCGATCCGGTACGACTTACAGCGGCAGATCAACAGCGCGCTGGAGACCTTGACGCCGCGGGAGGAAAAAGTGCTGCGCAAGCGATTCGGGATCGGCGAGGCCACCGACCACACGCTCGAAGAAGTGGGGCAGGACTTCGAGGTCACACGCGAACGGATCAGGCAGATCGAAGCCAAAGCGTTGCGGAAATTGCGGCATCCGAGTCGCAGCAAAAAGCTGAGAAGTTTCGTGGAAAGCTTGTAG
- a CDS encoding zinc ribbon domain-containing protein, with product MTRKFSPLLDLQKFDLRIMEIKEAHRKIPERLQAAEAPLREALKQMKEAQSAVEAAVKERRAHERDLEAHEAQMERMKAHAANLKTNKEYQAHLFELDLANKKRGEFEEKILMCMERIDQLQRTVIETQAKVRELEAAFAQEQKNLSEQERALADELAQVEILQRDAAARVEKSLLQRYNEVKASRKDQPLAAVRGGLCLGCRLQIPPQLIAQVKRSEDLHVCPYCRRILYWEGEPSAESPPSPTSESKSADFEASESM from the coding sequence TTGACCCGCAAGTTTTCGCCCCTTCTCGATCTGCAGAAATTCGATCTCCGGATCATGGAGATCAAAGAAGCCCACCGAAAGATTCCCGAACGCCTGCAGGCCGCCGAGGCGCCTTTGCGGGAGGCTCTGAAACAGATGAAGGAGGCGCAGTCCGCCGTCGAAGCCGCGGTCAAGGAACGACGCGCGCACGAACGGGATCTGGAGGCGCACGAAGCGCAGATGGAGCGGATGAAAGCGCACGCGGCGAATTTGAAGACCAACAAGGAGTATCAAGCGCATCTCTTCGAACTCGATCTGGCGAATAAAAAGCGCGGGGAGTTCGAGGAGAAGATTCTGATGTGCATGGAACGGATCGATCAATTGCAGCGAACGGTGATCGAGACCCAGGCGAAAGTCAGGGAGCTGGAGGCGGCGTTTGCGCAGGAACAAAAGAATTTAAGCGAGCAGGAACGAGCGTTGGCGGACGAATTGGCCCAAGTCGAAATCTTGCAGCGCGACGCGGCGGCGAGAGTGGAGAAGAGCCTCCTCCAACGATACAACGAGGTCAAGGCCTCGCGGAAAGATCAGCCGCTGGCAGCCGTGCGCGGCGGCCTGTGCCTCGGTTGCCGCCTGCAAATTCCGCCGCAGCTCATCGCTCAAGTGAAGCGCTCCGAGGATCTGCACGTGTGCCCGTATTGCCGCCGCATTCTTTATTGGGAAGGCGAGCCGTCGGCCGAATCACCTCCCTCGCCCACGTCCGAATCCAAATCGGCCGATTTTGAGGCGAGCGAGTCGATGTAA
- the ilvN gene encoding acetolactate synthase small subunit: MEHIISVTVENKFGVLSRVAGLFSGRGFNIESLSVAPTLDPSMSQMTLVTSGDDRIIEQIVKQLNKLIDVIKVVDLNETEFVARETALIKVHTKDEDRAEALRIVDIFRANVIDSSPSTYTIEVSGDPRKIEAIINLLQPLGIKELVRTGRVAVAREPIRPAVAQAKKVARE; the protein is encoded by the coding sequence ATGGAACACATCATTTCCGTTACGGTCGAGAACAAATTCGGGGTTCTTTCAAGGGTTGCGGGTCTGTTCAGCGGTCGGGGCTTCAATATCGAAAGTCTCTCCGTCGCTCCCACCCTTGATCCATCGATGTCGCAGATGACGTTGGTGACCTCGGGCGACGATCGGATTATCGAGCAGATCGTCAAACAATTGAACAAACTGATCGATGTCATTAAAGTGGTGGATTTGAACGAAACCGAATTCGTTGCGCGGGAAACGGCTCTGATCAAGGTGCACACCAAGGACGAGGATCGGGCTGAGGCGCTCAGAATCGTGGACATTTTTCGGGCCAACGTCATCGATTCGTCGCCCAGCACCTATACGATCGAAGTGTCGGGTGATCCCAGGAAGATCGAAGCGATCATCAATTTGCTGCAGCCGTTGGGAATCAAGGAATTGGTTCGAACGGGGCGGGTTGCCGTCGCCCGTGAGCCGATCCGACCCGCCGTCGCACAGGCCAAAAAAGTCGCGCGCGAATAA
- a CDS encoding phosphatidylserine decarboxylase family protein, producing MPEPSRDDQDGDDKDFLGGGGDGVIDRAVGLPVAKEGIPFIAVPAGVTLLAGWMGWVVVAVMAGLATAFVAWFFRNPARVIPRDTHLVVAPGDGKVIAIEEEFEPRYLKDRALRVTIFLNVFNVHINRIPCDGVIEDVQYQPGAFLVASRPDATLRNEQNALMIRTVEGLKVLCVQVAGLIARRIVCWASARDQAVRGERFGLIRFGSRMDTFLPIGTRLRVAVGDKVKGGETILGELQ from the coding sequence GTGCCTGAGCCGTCTCGTGATGATCAAGACGGCGACGACAAGGATTTTCTCGGTGGTGGGGGAGACGGCGTGATCGATCGGGCGGTTGGTCTTCCGGTCGCGAAGGAAGGCATTCCTTTCATTGCCGTTCCGGCCGGCGTGACGCTGTTGGCTGGCTGGATGGGATGGGTCGTGGTGGCGGTGATGGCGGGGTTGGCGACGGCGTTCGTCGCCTGGTTCTTTAGAAATCCGGCCAGAGTGATTCCCCGGGACACGCACCTCGTGGTCGCGCCAGGAGACGGCAAGGTGATCGCCATCGAAGAGGAATTCGAGCCCCGCTATCTCAAGGATCGCGCGCTGCGCGTGACGATTTTTTTGAACGTGTTCAACGTGCACATCAATCGCATCCCCTGTGACGGAGTCATTGAAGACGTACAATATCAACCGGGGGCGTTCTTAGTCGCCAGCAGGCCTGACGCCACGCTGAGAAACGAGCAGAACGCGTTGATGATTCGCACGGTGGAAGGGCTTAAAGTCTTGTGCGTGCAGGTCGCGGGCTTGATCGCCCGGCGCATCGTCTGTTGGGCTTCCGCTCGGGATCAGGCCGTGCGGGGGGAACGGTTTGGGTTGATTCGATTCGGATCGCGGATGGACACCTTTCTTCCGATCGGCACGCGCCTTCGAGTGGCCGTCGGAGACAAGGTGAAAGGCGGGGAAACCATATTAGGAGAACTGCAATGA
- the ilvB gene encoding biosynthetic-type acetolactate synthase large subunit, translating to MKLTGAEIFIECLKREGVKTVFALPGGVVLKIFDMLHQQKDIEVVLTRHEQGAGHMAEGYAKATGKAGVCLVTSGPGMTNVITALADAYMDSVPVVCFSGQVPTSLIGNDAFQEADNIGLSRPCTKYNFLVKDVNDLARTIKEAFYIATTGRPGPVLVDIPKDVSQNQTEFVYPTSVSIRGYNPTYEGNKWQIKQAAEAIAKAKKPVLYVGGGVVFSGASQELFELAELTQIPVDMTLMGLGVFPGEHPLSLGMLGMHGTYCANMAIHYSDLVIAVGARFDDRVTGKVSEFCPHAKVIHIDIDPTSIRKNIHVDIPIVGDCKAVLRELNQILRATVNGDQKELRKPWWDQIHQWQKMHPLTYHQEQDGPIKPQHVVKRLYELTKDRDPIVSTDVGQHQMWAAQYFKLAKPNRWLTSGGLGTMGFGFPAAMGAQAAFRDRLVLCIAGDGSVQMNMQEMATAVVSKLPVKIIVLNNRFHGMVRQWQDLFYNGRYASSYLGGTPDFVKLAEAYGAVGLRAEKLADLDGVLKAALETDGPVIVDVPTYPYENCYPMIPAGGCNHEMILEDPPELKKKQTGVGKAVPEDKDTVLTA from the coding sequence ATGAAACTCACCGGAGCCGAGATCTTCATCGAATGTCTGAAGCGGGAAGGGGTCAAGACCGTTTTTGCGCTTCCCGGAGGCGTGGTCTTGAAGATCTTCGACATGCTCCATCAGCAAAAGGACATCGAGGTCGTTCTCACGCGTCATGAGCAGGGGGCCGGTCATATGGCCGAGGGCTACGCCAAAGCGACCGGCAAGGCGGGCGTCTGTCTGGTGACGTCGGGGCCCGGAATGACCAACGTGATTACGGCGTTGGCGGATGCCTACATGGATTCCGTGCCGGTGGTCTGTTTCAGCGGCCAGGTGCCGACGAGCCTGATCGGAAACGATGCGTTTCAGGAAGCCGACAATATCGGGTTGAGCAGGCCCTGCACGAAATATAATTTTCTGGTCAAAGACGTCAATGATTTGGCTCGGACGATCAAGGAAGCATTTTATATCGCGACGACCGGCCGGCCCGGACCGGTGTTGGTCGACATTCCGAAGGATGTGTCGCAGAACCAGACCGAATTCGTCTATCCGACATCCGTCTCCATTCGCGGATACAATCCGACCTATGAAGGCAATAAATGGCAGATTAAACAGGCTGCCGAGGCGATCGCCAAGGCCAAGAAGCCGGTGCTGTACGTGGGCGGGGGCGTCGTCTTTTCAGGCGCTTCGCAGGAGCTGTTTGAACTGGCCGAGCTGACGCAGATTCCGGTCGATATGACCCTCATGGGACTCGGCGTGTTCCCGGGGGAGCATCCGTTGTCGCTGGGGATGCTGGGGATGCACGGGACCTACTGCGCCAATATGGCCATCCATTACTCCGATCTGGTCATCGCCGTCGGGGCGCGGTTTGACGATCGCGTGACGGGCAAAGTGTCGGAATTCTGTCCGCACGCAAAGGTCATTCACATCGACATTGATCCGACGTCGATTCGGAAAAACATTCACGTCGATATTCCGATCGTGGGAGATTGCAAGGCCGTGCTGCGCGAGTTGAATCAAATTCTCCGTGCGACGGTGAACGGCGATCAGAAAGAGCTTCGGAAACCCTGGTGGGATCAAATTCATCAATGGCAGAAGATGCACCCGTTGACCTATCACCAGGAACAGGACGGACCGATCAAGCCGCAGCACGTCGTCAAACGCCTCTATGAACTGACGAAGGATCGAGATCCGATCGTCTCGACCGACGTGGGCCAGCATCAAATGTGGGCGGCGCAATATTTCAAATTGGCGAAGCCGAACCGGTGGCTGACGTCCGGCGGGCTTGGAACCATGGGCTTCGGATTTCCCGCGGCCATGGGCGCGCAGGCCGCGTTCCGTGATCGGCTGGTTCTCTGTATCGCGGGGGACGGCAGCGTTCAGATGAATATGCAGGAAATGGCGACCGCGGTGGTCAGTAAATTGCCGGTGAAGATCATCGTGCTGAACAACCGCTTTCACGGGATGGTGCGGCAGTGGCAGGACCTCTTCTACAACGGGCGGTACGCGTCGAGTTATTTGGGCGGCACGCCTGATTTTGTCAAGCTGGCCGAGGCCTATGGCGCGGTCGGGCTGCGGGCCGAGAAACTGGCGGATCTTGACGGGGTGTTGAAAGCGGCTCTGGAGACGGACGGCCCCGTCATCGTGGACGTGCCGACCTACCCGTATGAAAACTGTTACCCGATGATTCCGGCTGGGGGCTGCAATCACGAAATGATCCTCGAAGATCCTCCGGAATTGAAGAAGAAACAGACCGGCGTCGGGAAGGCGGTGCCGGAAGACAAAGATACGGTGTTAACGGCGTAA
- the ilvC gene encoding ketol-acid reductoisomerase, which yields MKIYYDQDADIHHIRNKAVAVIGYGSQGHAHALNLKESGVSVVVGLREGASWKKAEQSGLKVMPVADAVKASDVVMILAPDEVQSAIYRQDVAPNLKTGSYLAFGHGFNIHFGQIVPPASINVFMVAPKGPGHLVRSEYTKGSGVPCLLAVHQDPSGTTRQVGLAYASAIGGGRAGVIETTFREETETDLFGEQAVLCGGLTSLIQAGYETLVEAGYSPEMAYFECLHEVKLIVDLIYQGGIANMRYSISTTAKYGDVTRGPRIVTEQTKLEMKKILDEIQSGRFAREWVLENQANRPVYNALLAKGEAHPIEAVGAKLRAMMPWLKKDQLVDRTKN from the coding sequence ATGAAGATTTATTACGACCAGGACGCGGACATTCATCATATTCGCAACAAGGCCGTAGCCGTCATCGGGTATGGCAGTCAGGGCCATGCGCACGCGCTCAACTTGAAGGAGAGCGGGGTGAGCGTGGTCGTCGGGTTGCGCGAAGGAGCGTCATGGAAAAAGGCGGAGCAGAGCGGTCTGAAGGTCATGCCGGTGGCGGACGCCGTCAAGGCGTCCGACGTCGTGATGATTCTTGCACCGGATGAAGTCCAGTCGGCGATCTATCGGCAGGATGTGGCTCCCAACCTCAAGACCGGTTCGTATCTGGCGTTCGGGCACGGGTTCAACATCCATTTCGGCCAGATCGTTCCGCCGGCTTCCATTAACGTTTTTATGGTGGCGCCGAAAGGGCCAGGCCATCTTGTGCGATCCGAGTACACGAAAGGCAGCGGGGTTCCGTGCCTGCTCGCCGTTCATCAGGATCCCAGCGGTACAACCAGGCAGGTCGGGCTGGCCTATGCCAGCGCCATCGGCGGCGGCCGAGCCGGTGTCATTGAGACGACTTTTCGCGAGGAGACCGAGACGGACTTGTTCGGCGAGCAAGCCGTGTTGTGCGGGGGACTCACGTCCTTGATTCAGGCCGGCTATGAAACGCTCGTCGAAGCCGGATATTCGCCGGAGATGGCCTATTTTGAATGTCTGCACGAGGTCAAGCTTATCGTGGATTTGATCTATCAGGGCGGCATCGCCAACATGAGGTATTCGATCAGCACCACGGCCAAGTACGGGGACGTGACGCGCGGCCCCCGGATCGTGACCGAACAGACCAAGCTCGAAATGAAGAAAATCTTGGATGAGATCCAAAGCGGCCGGTTCGCCAGAGAATGGGTCTTGGAAAATCAGGCGAATCGTCCCGTGTACAACGCCCTTTTGGCTAAGGGCGAAGCGCACCCCATCGAGGCCGTGGGCGCCAAGCTGCGGGCCATGATGCCATGGCTCAAGAAAGATCAGTTGGTTGACCGAACGAAGAATTAA
- the pssA gene encoding CDP-diacylglycerol--serine O-phosphatidyltransferase codes for MKSAGLKHSFGKDGKRRKAAMHLIPNLFTTGNLFCGVYAILLVFNAEYLAAAVAILVAMVFDVLDGKSARLTNSTSHFGLEYDSLSDVVSFGVAPGFLIYSWALSGQGTLGVAVMFAYVAMGAVRLARFNSTVALSDGKYFTGLAIPAAAGVVASLVVFDHYALRMGQETKPVVVLIVTLMLAFLMVSTIKYRSFKDLKFRGPQQITYLVWGILGLMMVTAWPPVMLFVVFAGYALLGPVEKLAGLIVRAAGKKGVAKTELPEPESKA; via the coding sequence ATGAAGTCCGCTGGATTGAAACACTCTTTCGGCAAGGACGGCAAGCGGCGCAAGGCGGCCATGCATTTGATCCCGAATCTGTTTACGACCGGCAACTTGTTCTGCGGCGTGTACGCGATTCTGCTGGTTTTCAACGCGGAATACTTGGCGGCGGCCGTCGCCATTCTTGTGGCCATGGTGTTCGACGTGCTCGACGGCAAGTCGGCTCGGTTGACCAACAGCACGAGCCATTTCGGACTGGAATACGATTCATTGTCCGACGTCGTTTCATTCGGGGTGGCGCCGGGGTTCCTCATCTATTCCTGGGCGTTGAGCGGGCAAGGCACCCTTGGGGTGGCCGTCATGTTTGCCTACGTGGCGATGGGGGCGGTGCGCTTGGCTCGGTTTAACTCGACGGTGGCGTTGTCCGACGGCAAGTATTTCACCGGCTTGGCCATTCCCGCCGCGGCCGGAGTCGTCGCTTCGTTGGTCGTCTTCGATCATTACGCCCTTCGAATGGGCCAGGAAACCAAACCGGTCGTCGTGCTGATCGTAACGCTGATGCTGGCGTTTCTGATGGTCAGCACCATCAAGTATCGCAGCTTCAAGGACCTGAAATTCAGAGGTCCTCAGCAAATCACTTATCTCGTGTGGGGGATTCTTGGGTTAATGATGGTGACGGCGTGGCCGCCGGTCATGTTGTTCGTGGTCTTTGCGGGCTACGCGTTGTTGGGACCGGTCGAGAAGCTGGCGGGATTGATCGTGCGGGCGGCCGGCAAGAAGGGAGTCGCCAAGACCGAATTGCCGGAGCCGGAATCGAAGGCGTGA